In Chlamydiales bacterium STE3, one genomic interval encodes:
- a CDS encoding hypothetical protein (Product derived from UniProtKB/Trembl:Q6MBP5) produces MSIRLCKILQIFFWGAKLAQKNLEYKKERKKALKYIEKGGRWNAASKIFDVTTRPLANWLRKKKNQDLAPKSRRPSPSKINSGKLKKYIQQYPDAYLREIAQEFNSTL; encoded by the coding sequence TTGTCAATTCGACTTTGCAAAATTCTCCAAATTTTTTTTTGGGGGGCCAAGTTAGCACAAAAAAATCTGGAATATAAAAAAGAAAGAAAAAAGGCTCTAAAATATATCGAAAAAGGTGGAAGGTGGAACGCGGCTAGCAAAATTTTTGATGTTACCACCCGACCGCTAGCAAATTGGCTTCGTAAAAAGAAGAACCAGGATTTAGCACCTAAATCCAGACGGCCAAGTCCAAGCAAAATCAATAGCGGTAAACTCAAAAAATATATTCAGCAATACCCGGATGCATATCTTAGAGAAATAGCTCAAGAGTTTAACTCTACATTATAA
- a CDS encoding Uncharacterized protein (Product derived from UniProtKB/Trembl:D6YTV1) has translation MEIAHYLPYNAMGFVPGPKETEEAFKARVAYCLNLKDQVFSQLFQKKDEAPTLSLANGVLKKTQFWYGIQPSWVQIIYSNEKLAYWHGGAAWIFQMEENSPTAAFLQLRSSFLTKEKYLGVLSTQELVVHELSHVGRMQFEEPKFEEMLAYRSSASWLARNLGPVVQSSKESLVFVLTLLMIIMVDIGFLIQGHYALYQMAMWLKVIPFGLALAGFLRLYYKKKTLELCYEKLKQITCSEQKANALLYRLTDHEITTFAQLAPAMIKEFIAQQVELRWQVIRLAYL, from the coding sequence ATGGAAATTGCACATTATTTGCCCTACAACGCGATGGGTTTTGTTCCCGGTCCCAAAGAAACAGAGGAAGCATTCAAAGCTCGAGTTGCTTACTGCCTGAACTTAAAAGATCAGGTATTCAGTCAACTTTTTCAGAAAAAGGATGAGGCTCCGACCCTTTCTTTAGCAAATGGGGTATTAAAGAAGACGCAATTTTGGTATGGCATTCAACCTTCATGGGTCCAAATTATCTATAGCAATGAAAAGCTTGCCTACTGGCATGGTGGGGCCGCTTGGATCTTTCAGATGGAAGAAAATTCTCCGACTGCAGCTTTCTTGCAGCTGCGATCGTCCTTCCTAACAAAAGAAAAATATCTGGGAGTGCTTTCGACCCAAGAGCTTGTTGTGCATGAACTGAGCCATGTAGGCCGCATGCAGTTCGAAGAGCCAAAATTTGAAGAGATGCTGGCCTACCGCTCTTCAGCTTCATGGTTGGCTCGCAATCTAGGTCCCGTTGTGCAGTCCTCAAAAGAAAGTCTAGTTTTTGTCCTGACACTTTTGATGATCATCATGGTTGATATAGGCTTTCTTATTCAGGGCCATTATGCTCTTTATCAAATGGCAATGTGGTTGAAGGTTATACCTTTTGGGTTAGCTCTTGCTGGCTTCTTAAGGCTTTATTATAAAAAAAAGACGCTAGAGCTTTGCTATGAAAAATTAAAGCAGATCACTTGTTCTGAGCAAAAAGCAAACGCTTTGCTGTATCGATTAACAGATCATGAAATCACAACTTTTGCCCAACTTGCACCGGCAATGATAAAGGAGTTTATCGCCCAACAAGTTGAGTTGCGGTGGCAAGTTATACGCTTGGCATACCTTTAG
- a CDS encoding hypothetical protein (Product derived from UniProtKB/Swiss-Prot:Q9Z7F9;UPF0159 protein CPn_0746/CP_1126/CPj0746/CpB0774) yields the protein MAPLSSRRGVFMFREDYEEFTPSQEKILDRFVTNTKSHIFVLRNLPEVIKGALFSRYSRSSLGLRSLLLKEFITNNADASFDAIVGSPKESEETSLEQTAAIQKAQNFYDRILDGYGDDSIGELGGAHIAVENISMLGAKLLEDCRIGGSPLEKSTRYIYFDQKVKGEYLFYREPVLMTSAYRDIYIQTCNMLFETYSQMIPPLTAYFEQKYPKGPNISRAAYVAATRAKVLDCIRGILPCGTLTNVGIFGNGRFYEQLLHKLHCSNLVEMQDIGKKMYEELSKEIPSFVRRASLSHRTHEFYAQFYELMQTEIQSASIQNTAFPKSDASGQSVHLIASDPDAVYKVAAALLFSSCHHSMEQLISHIKTLSQEEIIRILDAGHNARETRRHKSPRALEHANFTFEIVSDFGVYRDLHRHRMLTQERQLLNCDLGYFIPPEILNTPLEVEYRQAMHKAKEAYDTISQELPEEVQYVIPMAYNVRWYFQINLRALQWLCELRSSPAGHPGYRLVAQQMAREVAKAFPQFERFFKFVDYEGYDLGRLDQEQRKYEKQLIL from the coding sequence ATGGCACCCTTATCTTCTCGAAGAGGAGTTTTTATGTTCCGAGAAGATTATGAAGAGTTTACACCCAGTCAAGAAAAAATTTTAGACCGTTTTGTCACAAATACGAAAAGTCATATCTTCGTATTGCGCAATCTACCCGAAGTGATTAAAGGCGCTCTTTTTTCTCGCTATTCTAGATCTAGTTTAGGGCTGCGTTCCCTACTACTTAAGGAATTCATCACCAATAATGCTGATGCTTCCTTTGATGCAATTGTTGGAAGCCCCAAAGAGTCAGAAGAAACTAGTCTTGAACAAACTGCCGCCATCCAAAAAGCACAAAATTTCTATGATCGCATTTTAGACGGGTATGGGGATGATTCTATCGGTGAACTTGGCGGGGCCCATATCGCTGTCGAGAACATCTCTATGCTAGGAGCTAAACTGCTAGAAGATTGCAGAATCGGCGGTTCTCCTCTGGAAAAATCAACGCGGTATATTTACTTCGACCAAAAAGTGAAGGGTGAATATTTGTTCTACCGGGAACCTGTATTAATGACTTCTGCCTATAGAGATATTTATATACAGACTTGTAACATGCTGTTTGAAACCTACAGCCAAATGATTCCTCCCTTAACAGCCTATTTTGAGCAAAAGTATCCCAAAGGGCCGAATATCTCACGAGCAGCTTATGTCGCGGCAACAAGAGCGAAGGTTTTAGACTGTATTAGAGGGATACTTCCCTGCGGGACATTGACTAATGTGGGTATTTTTGGAAATGGCCGTTTTTATGAACAGCTCCTTCATAAGCTGCATTGCAGTAACTTAGTGGAGATGCAGGACATCGGCAAAAAAATGTATGAAGAGCTTTCTAAGGAAATTCCTTCCTTTGTGAGAAGAGCAAGCTTATCTCACCGCACTCACGAGTTCTATGCGCAGTTTTACGAGTTGATGCAGACCGAAATCCAGTCGGCCTCTATTCAAAATACGGCCTTCCCCAAAAGTGATGCAAGCGGACAATCAGTCCATTTAATAGCTTCTGATCCAGATGCTGTTTACAAGGTAGCTGCCGCTCTCCTCTTCTCCTCATGCCACCACAGTATGGAGCAGCTAATAAGCCATATTAAAACTTTGTCCCAAGAAGAAATTATCCGCATCCTCGATGCGGGACACAACGCCAGGGAAACACGCCGACATAAATCTCCAAGAGCTTTGGAGCATGCGAATTTTACTTTTGAAATTGTTTCTGATTTTGGTGTCTATCGAGACCTTCACCGCCATCGCATGCTGACGCAAGAACGCCAATTGCTCAATTGCGATTTGGGATATTTTATTCCACCTGAAATCCTTAATACACCTTTAGAAGTTGAGTATCGCCAAGCTATGCATAAAGCAAAAGAGGCATATGACACCATCTCTCAAGAACTCCCTGAAGAAGTGCAGTATGTGATCCCCATGGCTTATAATGTGCGCTGGTATTTTCAAATCAATCTACGCGCTCTGCAGTGGCTTTGTGAATTGCGCTCTTCACCTGCTGGACATCCAGGCTACCGCCTTGTTGCCCAACAAATGGCAAGAGAAGTGGCTAAAGCTTTTCCACAATTCGAACGCTTTTTCAAGTTCGTTGATTATGAAGGTTACGATCTTGGGCGCCTCGACCAAGAACAGCGCAAATATGAAAAACAATTAATTTTATAA